From a region of the Lactuca sativa cultivar Salinas chromosome 4, Lsat_Salinas_v11, whole genome shotgun sequence genome:
- the LOC111913128 gene encoding uncharacterized protein LOC111913128 yields the protein MAASRFASLAAMAAAAAASTTTYSYADAPSYRFNPFAQSPTPSQSPQSGSEPSNTEPKPEVEDSKGGFDPEALERGAKALREINSNPYSKQVFEVMRKQEEARLAELAAEKAHQEAIQAQLAIEQQRKLAEDQMNLVEKQSQVKAQMLRYEDELARKRMQTDHEAQRQHNAELARMQEESLIRKEQARRATEEQIQAQQRQTEKERAEIERETIRVKAMAEAEGRAHEAKLTEDHNRRMLVERVNGEKEKWLAAINTTFGHIEGGVRMLLTDRSKLVMTVGGVTALAAGVYTTREGARVLWGYVNRILGQPSLIRESSMEKFPWSGIATRATQKLRNYTSSSSSSSLKDKSKFGNIVLHPSLQKRIEHLAKATANTKSHQAPFRNMLFYGPPGTGKTLVAREIARKSGLDYAMMTGGDVAPLGAQAVTKIHEIFDWSNKSKRGLLLFIDEADAFLCERNSTHMSEAQRSALNALLFRTGDQSRDVVLVLATNRPGDLDSAITDRIDDVIEFPLPQEDERFKLLKLYLQKYLHEEDDNNESKWKSLFKTKTKKIVIKELSDDIIREAAKKTEGFSGREIAKLMASVQAAVYGRPDCDLDSELFMEVVDYKVGEHQQRIELANS from the exons ATGGCGGCTTCCAGGTTCGCATCGTTGGCTGCTATGGCAGCTGCTGCTGCCGCATCAACCACCACTTACTCTTACGCCGACGCTCCGTCGTATCGTTTCAATCCGTTTGCTCAATCTCCGACACCATCCCAGTCGCCCCAATCGGGGTCGGAGCCGTCAAACACGGAGCCAAAGCCCGAGGTTGAGGATTCGAAAGGGGGTTTTGATCCTGAAGCTCTAGAAAGGGGGGCTAAAGCACTCAGGGAAATCAATAGTAATCCCTATTCTAAGCAG GTGTTTGAGGTGATGAGAAAACAAGAAGAGGCTCGTCTTGCTGAATTGGCTGCAGAGAAGGCTCATCAGGAAGCCATTCAGGCTCAACTTGCTATC GAACAACAGCGTAAACTTGCAGAAGACCAAATGAATTTAGTAGAAAAACAATCACAAGTTAAAGCCCAAATGTTACGATATGAAGATGAATTAGCTAGGAAAAGAATGCAG ACAGATCATGAAGCTCAAAGACAACACAATGCAGAATTGGCTAGAATGCAAGAGGAATCTTTAATAAGAAAAGAACAAGCAAGAAGAGCAACTGAAGAACAGATTCAAGCTCAACAAAGACAAACAGAGAAAGAGAGAGCTGAAATAGAACGTGAAACCATTAGAGTTAAAGCCATGGCTGAGGCTGAAGGTCGTGCACATGAAGCAAAACTTACTGAAGATCACAACAGAAGAATGCTTGTGGAACGAGTCAATGGTGAGAAGGAAAAATGGCTTGCTGCAATCAACACAACTTTTGGTCACATTGAAG GTGGTGTCAGGATGTTGTTGACAGATAGAAGTAAATTAGTAATGACTGTTGGAGGAGTTACTGCTTTAGCTGCAGGAGTTTATACAACCAG GGAAGGTGCTAGGGTTTTGTGGGGATATGTAAACCGAATTCTTGGACAACCATCACTAATTCGAGAATCATCCATGGAAAAATTCCCATGGTCAGGAATTGCCACACGTGCAACACAAAAACTTCGCAAttatacttcttcttcttcttcatcttctcttAAAGATAAATCTAAATTTGGAAACATTGTACTCCATCCTTCTTTGCAAAAAAGAATAGAGCATCTTGCTAAGGCTACTGCAAATACAAAGTCTCATCAAGCTCCATTTCGCAACATGCTCTTCTATGGCCCACCTGGCACTGGCAAAACCTTGGTTGCAAGAGAAATTGCAAGAAAATCG GGTTTGGATTATGCAATGATGACAGGTGGAGATGTTGCTCCACTTGGTGCACAGGCTGTTACTAAAATCCATGAAATATTTGACTGGTCAAACAAGTCAAAAAGGGGTTTGCTTCTCTTCATTGATGAAGCTGATGCTTTCCTTTGCGA GCGTAACAGCACACACATGAGCGAAGCCCAACGAAGCGCGTTAAACGCGTTACTCTTCCGAACGGGCGACCAATCACGCGACGTCGTTCTCGTCCTGGCGACCAACCGACCCGGCGATCTCGATAGCGCGATAACCGACCGTATCGACGACGTAATCGAATTCCCACTCCCACAAGAAGACGAACGCTTCAAACTTCTAAAACTTTATTTACAAAAATACCTTCACGAAGAAGACGACAACAATGAATCCAAATGGAAATcccttttcaaaaccaaaaccaaaaagaTTGTGATCAAAGAATTATCGGATGATATAATCCGAGAGGCGGCTAAAAAAACCGAAGGGTTTTCGGGCCGTGAAATAGCAAAATTAATGGCGAGTGTTCAAGCCGCGGTTTATGGGAGGCCGGATTGTGATTTGGATTCGGAGTTGTTCATGGAGGTTGTTGATTATAAAGTTGGTGAACATCAACAAAGAATTGAGCTTGCAAATTCATAG